A region of the Candidatus Neomarinimicrobiota bacterium genome:
GTAGGCCGGAGGTATTTATTTGAACAAACTGAGGGCAAAGATTATCTCAGATCCAGCAAAACAGTTAAGGATTACCTCACCCACAACTTGCGGGAAAGGAATCGCGAGGTCTTTCTGGTCATTTTTCTGGATGGTCAAAATCAGATTATCAAAATGGAAGAGCTCTTTACCGGATCGCTCACTACTTCGGCCATCTATCCCCGGGAAGTCATCCAAAAGGTATTGAGTTATGATGCTGCCAGCGTCATTCTGGTACACAACCACCCCTCAGGGTCCCTCACCCCCTCAGGAAGTGATCGGGCAGTGACCAAAAAGTTGAAAGTTGCGCTGACATCCATTGATGTTGAAATCCTGGATCATCTCATTGTCGGTGGGAACGATTTTTTCTCATTCGCCGATCATCGACTTTTGTAATATCCCATAATCCTTCATAGCAGTCAAATAAGACCTGAAAGTGTAGACATATCCCACATCATGTTTAGAATTGCATCTTATTATTTTACCTAAACCTACGACAGGCCAAAACAGCATTTTATATTGACAACTATTAAATGTGATATATATTCTCATCATTAAGATTTAATTATCATCGGGGAGAATGTTTGAGAAATATATATCTAATTCTATTGGTGGCAGGGTTATCATCTTGTGGCTTGTCGCCCAATGCTGATCCAACTGCCCGTCACGCTTCAAGGAGAGCTCACTCAGGTAAATATATCATCGAGCAAACACATGTGGCCGGGAGCCGCAATCTATTTGTCCAGCCAGACGGCATGAATTGTCTGAACTCCAGCAAAGCAGTGTCAGAGTACCTGAATACGCATCATCGTGATCGCAATCGTGATGCTGTCTTAATCATTCTTCTTGATAAAAAAAACCAGGTTATAGATATGAATGAGTTAGGACCAGAAGTCCTCTCAACCCCATCGATTTACATGTCAGAAGTAACACAAAAAGCCACAGATCACAAAGCCGCCTCAGTAATTTTGGTCCAGTGCCTCCCCTCAAGATCATCAACACCTTATAAGAACGACCGGGAAATTTCTAAAAACTTGAAGCAGGCTCTAGAAACCATCGATGTCGATCTCTTAGATCATCTCATTGTGGGTCGGACCCAGTGCTTCTCCTTTGCAGACAATCAATTGCTATAATACGGAATAAGTCATGAAAACTATTTTTGTGCTAGTCCTCACATTTTGTTTCATCTCCTGTGGTATTTTTTTGCCCATCAAAGTTGATCAGGCTGAAGA
Encoded here:
- the radC gene encoding DNA repair protein RadC, which codes for MKAKAVSSSGHRQRLRERFFQNGIESFHDYEVLELLLTLATPRKDMKPQAKELIRRFGSLAGALEAPTSVLLDIKGLGLSNVFALKLPNAVGRRYLFEQTEGKDYLRSSKTVKDYLTHNLRERNREVFLVIFLDGQNQIIKMEELFTGSLTTSAIYPREVIQKVLSYDAASVILVHNHPSGSLTPSGSDRAVTKKLKVALTSIDVEILDHLIVGGNDFFSFADHRLL